One region of Paucibacter aquatile genomic DNA includes:
- a CDS encoding GNAT family N-acetyltransferase: protein MIVPLLESTRLRLRQYRVGDLPHFAALNSDPDVREHVGGLLPTQRISQYLHDFAATTEPTELRAWAIENSKNGEYIGHAWLLHQGRLYQPDVGVLISKNHWGSRFGPEATAEIQRFAKRELNSACVYASVDTDNLRSISMLHRAGFAYLATEKDEEGSFYIFVSNEA from the coding sequence ATGATCGTCCCGCTTCTGGAATCGACCCGACTTCGGCTTCGCCAGTACCGAGTGGGCGATCTTCCACACTTCGCGGCGTTGAACTCCGACCCCGACGTACGTGAGCACGTCGGCGGCCTTCTACCGACACAGCGCATTTCGCAGTACCTGCATGACTTCGCCGCCACGACAGAACCCACCGAACTGCGAGCGTGGGCGATTGAGAACTCAAAGAACGGTGAGTACATCGGACACGCTTGGCTACTCCACCAAGGCAGGCTATATCAGCCTGACGTAGGGGTATTAATTTCAAAGAATCACTGGGGCAGTCGATTTGGGCCAGAGGCAACTGCTGAAATCCAGCGATTTGCTAAACGCGAACTCAACAGCGCTTGCGTTTATGCGTCAGTCGACACTGACAACCTAAGATCAATATCCATGTTGCACCGAGCAGGCTTCGCCTATTTAGCTACCGAGAAAGATGAAGAGGGTAGTTTTTATATTTTCGTCAGCAATGAGGCCTAA